One Lutzomyia longipalpis isolate SR_M1_2022 chromosome 4, ASM2433408v1 DNA segment encodes these proteins:
- the LOC129796171 gene encoding putative nuclease HARBI1 produces MDNSAILVLIIKLIQQEQFVSANREVLRHLRNSCDPFAVSDEIFMGKFRLSPAAVCELITKLQPHDQDYGSEISFPIQVLAALNFFAKGSFQTEVGLNNAINISQPMVSIYVKKISSMIVSHMSDYIKFPRSNEELAELKAGFQHKHGLPNILGIIDGTHIRIIAPKKTDPYRHPRHYRNRKMFYSINVEVICDSELRFLSVNARFPGACHDSGIWMTSRVRDFLQEKWLEGNQQMHLLGDAGYPSEPWLLTPYRNVNTNIQRYYNKMQVETRKNIERSFGIMKNTFKCIDSSRRLNYEPKSAARIINSCFILYNYMKYNDIPLLENDPNRHIEVGNDAIINQRMITERGHEVRDQYAQNLYSQWNIRE; encoded by the exons ATGGACAACAGTGCAATTTTGGTGTTGATTATAAAGCTGATTCAACAAGAACAGTTTGT AAGTGCGAATAGGGAGGTGTTAAGACACTTGAGAAACTCATGTGATCCTTTTGCTGTGTcggatgaaatttttatgggAAAGTTTCGTCTTTCCCCGGCGGCAGTTTGTGAGTTGATTACTAAACTCCAGCCCCATGATCAGGATTATGGATCGGAAATTTCTTTCCCAATTCAAGTACTTGCTGCgctcaatttttttgcaaaaggcAGTTTTCAAACAGAAGTTGGGCTAAACAACGCAATAAATATTAGTCAACCAATGGTATctatttatgtgaaaaagaTATCATCTATGATAGTTTCACATATGAGTGACTATATTAAATTTCCTCGGTCCAATGAAGAATTGGCTGAACTGAAAGCCGGATTCCAGCATAAGCATGGTCTTCCCAATATCCTCGGGATTATAGATGGAACGCACATTAGAATAATTGCCCCTAAGAAAACGGACCCATATCGTCATCCTCGTCACTACAGAAAccgtaaaatgttttatagtATTAATGTAGAAGTG ATATGCGATTCAGAACTTCGATTTCTCTCAGTAAATGCTAGATTTCCTGGGGCATGCCACGATAGTGGTATTTGGATGACATCCCGTGTTCGAGATTTTTTGCAAGAGAAATGGTTAGAAGGCAACCAACAAATGCACCTCTTAGGTGATGCAGGGTACCCCAGCGAACCATGGTTACTAACGCCATACAGAAACGTAAATACAAATATACAGAGGTACTACAACAAAATGCAAGTAGAGACACGGAAAAACATAGAAAGATCATTTGGGATAATGAAAAACACTTTTAAGTGTATTGACAGCAGCCGTCGGTTGAACTATGAACCGAAATCAGCAGCACGCATTATAAACTCTTGTTTCATATTGTACAACTACATGAAATACAATGACATCCCTCTATTGGAAAACGATCCTAATCGTCACATTGAAGTGGGCAATGATGCGATAATAAATCAACGGATGATCACAGAAAGAGGACATGAAGTACGTGACCAATACGCTCAAAATCTTTACTCGCAATGGAACATAagggaataa